The following DNA comes from Acidobacteriota bacterium.
GCACGGGGCTAGCAAGGAGCGGGTATGAAAAAAGATATTGATGAGCTTTTTGAAAACAACTTTGCAGAAAAAAATATAGACGAAGAAGCCTCAAATGATTCGTCTGATGAAATTACACTTGAAGAGCAAGGCTACGACCCAGACACCGCAGACTTGCTGAAACTTTACCTCAGAGAAGCCAGCCGCACACCGATGCTTGATGCAGCCGGTGAAATCGCGGCGGCTAAACGCATTGAAAGAGCAAGAAATCGGTTCATGAGATTGCTTGCTCGCTCACCGATTGTCGCGGAATATGCAATCTATCTGCGACGCGCTTTCGCCGATAACAAAGAAACCGCCTCGGACATCATCGAACAAATCAAAAGCGACAGGTTTTCGCAACCCTCTATTGATGCGCTCGACCTGGCGCTTGAAGATATTGAAATCGCTCACCTCGAACTCAATTCACCGAGACGCAAACCGGCGAAACGATTTCTCAAAAAATATGCGAAAACTTACGCAACGCGGCAGCATATCAAATTGCATCGCGCCGTAAGAAATCTGGTCTTCACACCGGCAACCGAACGTCATGTGGTTAAACTATTGGAAATCGCTGCAAACCTCGCTTCGTCGTATGTCAAAAAATCGCATGAACGCTCAAGCCATAAAAAAACGGTGACTCTGGATGAACTTCACGTGAGTCACGATGGCGCGTTTGCTGTGGGACCGCTGGTTGCCAAAGCCATTCTTGAAAATCCGAACGCGGCAAAAACCTTCGTCAAACTTTCGCAACGGGTGAATGCGGCGGCTTACGAAATGAGCAACGCCAAACAGCGCATGACCGAATCCAATTTGCGTCTGGTGGTTTCGGTGGCGCGACATTTCAACAATCGTGGGCTGGCGTTTCTGGATTTGATTCAGGAAGGCAACATCGGCTTGATGCGGGCGGTGGAAAAATTCGACTGGCGCAGAGGCTTTCGTTTTTCAACTTATGCGATGTGGTGGATTCGTCAATCGATGGCGCGCGCCCTTGATACGCAAAGCCGCATCGTCAGACTTCCGGCATCAGAGTTGGAGTTGATTAACAAAGTCACCAAAGCGGCGCGTTCCATGGGCGAAGAAAAAGCCGCTGACGTATCGAATCATGAAATCGCCGACAAACTCAACATTCAAGCCGACCGCGTCGGTGAAGCCAGAGGTTTTGCGCAACAAATCATTCCGCTCGATGTCGCGGCAAATGACAACGGCGAATCTGCCGTAGCCTTCATTGATGATGGCGGCGGCAACAATCCGTTCAAAGCGGCGGTGGCGCGTTCCCGCAGAGACGCCATCAGCAAAGCCCTGGCGCGACTGACGCCACGCGAAGCCATGATTTTGAAACAACATTATGGACTGGAAACCGAAAGCGAACCGCGCACTTTGGAAGAAATCGGGCAGGATTTGTCTGTGACTCGCGAGCGCGTCCGTCAAATCGAAGCCGGAGCTTTTGCCAAGTTGCGGGAAATCGAAGAAGGGCAGATGTTGCGCGAATACCTGGCGGTTGGCTAACCCCATTGACAATGCCGGGCGCAAGTCAGTAAAAACAGCTAGCCCTGTCTCAATCGCTCGGCATTGTCCTATCCTTTTTTAAGACTCCAAAATCACCTGAGCAATAGCCAGTTCTTTGGAATGCGACAGCGAAACGTGAATGTGGCGCGCGCCTAAGGCGATAAATCGTTCAAGCGCCTTACCGGTTAAGTTAATCATCGGCTTTCCCGCTTCGTCATTAATCACCTCAATATCTTTCCAGGCGACGCCCTCAGCCCAACCGGTTCCCAGAGCTTTCATCGCCGCTTCTTTGGCGGCAA
Coding sequences within:
- a CDS encoding RNA polymerase sigma factor RpoD/SigA gives rise to the protein MKKDIDELFENNFAEKNIDEEASNDSSDEITLEEQGYDPDTADLLKLYLREASRTPMLDAAGEIAAAKRIERARNRFMRLLARSPIVAEYAIYLRRAFADNKETASDIIEQIKSDRFSQPSIDALDLALEDIEIAHLELNSPRRKPAKRFLKKYAKTYATRQHIKLHRAVRNLVFTPATERHVVKLLEIAANLASSYVKKSHERSSHKKTVTLDELHVSHDGAFAVGPLVAKAILENPNAAKTFVKLSQRVNAAAYEMSNAKQRMTESNLRLVVSVARHFNNRGLAFLDLIQEGNIGLMRAVEKFDWRRGFRFSTYAMWWIRQSMARALDTQSRIVRLPASELELINKVTKAARSMGEEKAADVSNHEIADKLNIQADRVGEARGFAQQIIPLDVAANDNGESAVAFIDDGGGNNPFKAAVARSRRDAISKALARLTPREAMILKQHYGLETESEPRTLEEIGQDLSVTRERVRQIEAGAFAKLREIEEGQMLREYLAVG
- the acpS gene encoding holo-ACP synthase — translated: MIVAIGIDIVEIVRIEENLAQGATRFLNRIYTPYEIAYCEARASKFASFAARFAAKEAAMKALGTGWAEGVAWKDIEVINDEAGKPMINLTGKALERFIALGARHIHVSLSHSKELAIAQVILES